Below is a genomic region from Aminiphilus circumscriptus DSM 16581.
CCGCGCTCGCTCCGGGAAATGTCTTTTTCCAACTCGCATCGACATCGAACATATCCGTCCCTCCTGTTCTCGTTCCGAAAACACTGTGATCCAGCATAGACAAGGGAGCACGGAAAAGCTTGTACAATATTGCTCATTCCGGTCCCGAAACAATGACCTCACGGTTGTGCCCGTCACATTGCGCGAGCAGTCGCCGCGATTCCTGACGGTAGAGTACTCAACGACCTTCCAGAGTCGTGTGCGTTACGTTGTGCAAAAAATCGTGTCATGCGCTTCGGCGATGCCGTGGTGGCGACGGCCATCCTCGATCGTCTTCTCCACCACGGTACGATGTTGACCATCCGGGGAGAAAGCTTTCGGTTGGGGGAAAAACACCGAATGGAGTAGCCACGAAGATGTAACGCACAAGAGGACAAGCTGGTTTGACGAAGAATGTTGGAGGTGCACCCGGTTCATATTCATTTGCGGCCGGGGGCATTGCTTCATGTCGCCTAGAGGGTGCGGGCGAAATCTTGGACTCGAAATGAGACCGGAGGATGTCCATGTACTCGCGAGAAGAACGAATGCGAGCGGTGGAGCTGTATATCAATATATCAAGCAGGAAAAAGGAGACGTGAGAGATGTTTCGGGAAGAGGCGACGTTCTGGACCTCCGAAGAGCTGCCCGGCGTGGAACTTCTGCGCGCCGTCTATCTCGACCAGTCCTTTCCTCCCCACGCGCACGACACCTTCGCCCTCGGCGTCATTGAAGAAGGCTCCCTCGCCATGCGCTACAGAAAAAGCCACTTCGTGGCCCCCCGGGGAAGCATCGGCTTCGCTCTCCCCGGGGAAACCCATACAGGCTATGCCGGAGACCGCACGGGCTGGCGTTACCGCATGCTCTACGTCGATCCTTCCCTGCTCTGCCGTGTCACGGAGGAACTCGGACGGAGAAAGGCCTTTCCTTTCATCCCGGAATGCGTGCTCTTCGACGATGAACTTGCCCTCGAACTTCTCCGTCTTCATCGGCTCCTGGAAGATTCTTCCTCTTCGCCTCTGGAACTCCAGACTCTTCTGACCTGGAGCCTGACAAGGCTTGTCCTCCGTCATGCGTCGGACCGGCCGTCACCTCGGCGCACCAGGGACGGAACGACCCTGGCTCAAAAAGTACGGCAAATTCTGGAAAACCGTCATGCCGAACGCATCTCTCTGGAGGAGCTTGCGGAAGAATCCCACACCAGCCGGTGGTACCTGTTGCGCACATTCCGGGAGACCTTCGGGATGCCACCCCACACCTTTCTCGTGCAGTTTCGCGTCCGACGGGCTCGGGAACTGCTCCGCTCGGGAAAGGAGATCGCCGAAACCGCAACGGCCGTAGGCTTCTGCGATCAGAGCCACCTCACCAGGGCCTTCCATCGCATCGTGGGGATCTCTCCCGGACGCTACGTGGAGGGACTCCGCCCACACCGGAAAGCGTAAAAAGACCGGCCCCCCATCGTTTCGGGAACACTGCGGAAAAAGCGGAGCCAAAGCCGGTGAAACGAAGAAGGACGCCGGCCCTGGATGGGCGGCGTCCCTCGGAAGAACATTTCTGTCAGCATGGCAACCGCATTTCGTCACCGTGCCGCCGATGCGGCAAGGTACCGCTAACGCGGGACGGTTCCGGCGAGCGACAGAGCAGAACGGAACCAGCAGTAGGCCTCCACGGCATCTTTCGCCTCGAAGGTGAGGGTCCGCCCGGACTCGCGGATCGTGCCGGGAATGCCCGCGGCGGCATCCGCCTGGGCGCAGTTGAAGACCGTGAGCGCCACGCGGCCCGGAAAGGCCGGACGATAGGGCACGGCCTTCCGGCCGCGCGCCATCGCTTCTTTCACGGCCTTTTGCAGGAGCGCCGCCGTTTCCTCCGGAGGGAGAAGCACCGCGCTTGTCCTTGCCACGCCCTCCTTGACGACACAGGTGGTGACATCGTCGCCGAATACGCTTTTCGCCTCGCGGCAGACCGCGGCATCCCCCGTGACCAACGCCGGCGGAACGCCGAAATGCCCGGCCACGGCGGCGTTGAAACCGAGTTCTCCCACGGAGACGCCGTTCAACGTCAGATCGAAGGTGTTTCCCGACATGGTGTGGTCGAGAATGGCCCGGAGCGTCCCCGCCTTGGCGTGGTAGCAGACGAAAAACGCCAGATCGGCGCCCTCCACCTGCTCCATCATGCTGAGGTATTTTCCCGAACCGCTCACGAGGCGAAGTCCCTTCGGAATCCGCCGTGCGTCGAGATTGATCATCCGCGAATGGGAATCGTTCACCAGCACCTCGTCGGCACCGCATTCAAGGGCCGCCTCGGCCACGGCGAGGAGATCGTGAAGCTGCATGGCCCTGCCGAACTCGTATTCCGGCTTGTCATGCTCCACTTGTTCCCATCGAACAACTCCCGTCGCACCCTCCATGTCGCAACTGATGTAGACTTTCACGAGTGTCCCTTCTTCCTAGTCCTCCACGTCCATCGGATAGTAGGACATGTCACTCCAGCCGTTCCAAGGAACGACGAAGTTCTTCACCCGGGGCTGCAGCACGTAGAGATGATCCACGGAGAAAAGGGGCAGCCACGCCGCATCGTCGTGGACAATGATCTTCTCCAGTTCGTTGTACTCCTTCATCCGCCGCTCCTGATCTGTCATGAAGCGAAGTTCGATGATCTTGTTCATGACCGCCTCGTTATTGTAGCAGATTGCCCTGCCGAAGGAGCGGTCCTTGTAGAAGAAGTTGTAGATGGTGCCGTCGGGGTCGTTCGTGTCGAGGGACCAGATCTGCGGATAAGCC
It encodes:
- a CDS encoding AraC family transcriptional regulator, whose translation is MFREEATFWTSEELPGVELLRAVYLDQSFPPHAHDTFALGVIEEGSLAMRYRKSHFVAPRGSIGFALPGETHTGYAGDRTGWRYRMLYVDPSLLCRVTEELGRRKAFPFIPECVLFDDELALELLRLHRLLEDSSSSPLELQTLLTWSLTRLVLRHASDRPSPRRTRDGTTLAQKVRQILENRHAERISLEELAEESHTSRWYLLRTFRETFGMPPHTFLVQFRVRRARELLRSGKEIAETATAVGFCDQSHLTRAFHRIVGISPGRYVEGLRPHRKA
- a CDS encoding M55 family metallopeptidase; this encodes MKVYISCDMEGATGVVRWEQVEHDKPEYEFGRAMQLHDLLAVAEAALECGADEVLVNDSHSRMINLDARRIPKGLRLVSGSGKYLSMMEQVEGADLAFFVCYHAKAGTLRAILDHTMSGNTFDLTLNGVSVGELGFNAAVAGHFGVPPALVTGDAAVCREAKSVFGDDVTTCVVKEGVARTSAVLLPPEETAALLQKAVKEAMARGRKAVPYRPAFPGRVALTVFNCAQADAAAGIPGTIRESGRTLTFEAKDAVEAYCWFRSALSLAGTVPR